Proteins co-encoded in one Nicotiana sylvestris chromosome 7, ASM39365v2, whole genome shotgun sequence genomic window:
- the LOC138873336 gene encoding uncharacterized protein, with amino-acid sequence MRKLGRCQVMHPDEDLSVYAVEVSSDGQFHEETVRSIWNECQYLTVNTRVHDLSRGEISPAYLAWYRKKNSARAEQEKPAKKPYIQELVEASQEQWAWLAKENEYRATIRKLEKQVKDLQFENGLQATVDEGEKKKLAKENEALRAQIRETKTTAENPDEKLINNLRQKVDEYGFYLNKAEGELARARTKLAKNAEERARLVKQLKEKYDNEVAGLKKRVITVENKMIKQANKMVLSIFIEIRHPHGEHGNTIQVRQSEKLVVEIKRKKKREWGAQGDVRGKGKEEISKSSPTHAELTEETGAMVLWSANATEEKESWREEGVVGLQMQVKLRAGLAKSKRKDVAKEKKKASERVESIEIEEMDLVLHDEDKAEEVEVVTSKAKKRKTSNKKSPSNIVDAEPSTLATRTRFARKSRNVQVVEEEKIE; translated from the exons ATGAGAaagttgggaaggtgtcaggttaTGCACCCAGATGAAGACCTTAGTGTTTATGCAGTCGAGGTTAGCTctgacggccaatttcatgaagaaacagttcgttctatttggaacgagtgccagtatttgacaGTGAACACTCGAGTGCatgacctatctagaggcgagatctcacccgcctatcttgcctggtatagaaagaagaataGTGCAAGGGCCGAACAGGAAAAACCAGCCAAAAAGCCTTACATTCAGGAACTcgttgaggcgtcgcaagaacagtgggcttggttggccaaggagaatgagtacagggccacaataagaaagctggaaaagcaagtcaaggaTCTCCAAttcgagaatggtttgcaagccacggtggatgagggtgaaaagaaaaagctagccaaagaaaatgaggcccttcgagcccagattcgaGAAACGAAAACAACAGCTGAAAATCCCGATGAAAAACTTATAAATAACCTTAGGCAGAAGGTGGATGAGTATGGTTtttatttgaacaaagcagagggTGAACTAGCCAGagctcgaacaaaattggctaagaatgcAGAAGAACGAGCGCGCctggttaaacagttaaaagagaaatacgacaatgaggttgcggggttgaagaaaagggtcatcaccgttgagaacaaaatgatcaagcaggcgaaCAAAAtggttttgtctatttttattgaaatcaggcacccacatggagagcacgggaatacaattcaagttcggcaatcag AAAAATTAGTggtagaaataaaaagaaaaaagaaaagagagtgggGTGCTCAAGGTGATGTGAGAGGAAAGGGAAAAGAAGAAATTTCTAAATCTTCACCTACTCATGCTGAGTTGACTGAGGAGACAGGGGCTATGGTGTTGTGGAGTGCGAATGCTACTGAGGAGAAAGAAAGTTGGAGAGAAGAAGGGGTAGTGGGTCTGCAGATGCAAGTGAAGCTAAGAGCTG GCTTAGCAAAGAGTAAAAGAAAAGATGttgcaaaagagaagaagaaagcgAGTGAGCGTGTTGAGTCAATTGAAATTGAAGAGATGGACCTAGTTCTTCATGATGAAGACAAGGCAGAGGAGGTGGAGGTTGTGACTtcaaaggcaaagaaaagaaagacttCCAACAAGAAGTCACCTTCAAATATTGTTGATGCAGAGCCTTCTACCTTGGCAACGAGAACCAGATTTGCTAGAAAATCAAGGAACGTACAAGTAGTGGAGGAAGAAAAAATTGAATAA
- the LOC104216508 gene encoding F-box/LRR-repeat protein At3g03360-like yields MDYVMPFSIKRKRDLLIKKKKRKTDDVMPLNRCSKHQKNLFKCGIDNLPDELLIAILSCLTFQEAARTCILSQRWRYLWKYTTCSIQFYSEGTLDFEAAEKFINSVNEGLKLHQGESIEQFKVGFVYPSISYRPNKDTEFAVERQRKVNHDIDGWINFAMESQVKVFELNMAAGPLDSTGLWRNYSIPHVQKLLSISGEVKLLKTLTTLKSFRFVNIRITQEVVEFLLSHCPVLEQVCISASKSLKRLKVAGSLTKLRSMEISNCDSLKTMKVHAPGLVSFTYIGRDIKAPFKKVPLLSELTIGGDYAGSFIFDDHKHSSYCRNLKKLKLKVSQKVAG; encoded by the exons atggaCTACGTGATGCCCTTttcaataaaaagaaaaagggatttacttatcaaaaagaaaaaaagaaagacgGATGATGTGATGCCTCTTAATCGCTGTAGTAAGCATCAGAAG AATCTTTTCAAGTGTGGGATTGACAACTTGCCTGATGAGTTGCTTATTGCCATTCTTTCCTGTCTTACCTTCCAAGAGGCAGCAAGGACCTGTATTCTCTCGCAGCGATGGAGATACTTATGGAAGTATACAACTTGCAGTATTCAGTTTTATAGTGAAGGCACATTGGATTTTGAGGCAGCAGAAAAGTTTATAAATTCGGTGAATGAAGGCTTAAAATTGCATCAGGGTGAATCTATTGAGCAGTTCAAAGTTGGTTTTGTCTATCCAAGTATTAGTTATCGCCCCAACAAGGATACTGAATTTGCAGTAGAAAGGCAACGCAAAGTCAACCATGATATTGATGGCTGGATTAATTTTGCAATGGAAAGCCAGGTCAAAGTATTTGAACTAAACATGGCGGCAGGTCCTCTTGACAGCACTGGACTTTGGAGGAATTATAGCATTCCTCATGTGCAAAAGCTGTTGTCGATTTCTGGCGAGGTTAAGTTGCTGAAAACATTGACTACTCTCAAATCTTTCCGATTTGTTAACATCCGAATAACACAGGAAGTTGTTGAATTTCTTTTGTCACACTGCCCTGTGTTGGAGCAAGTGTGTATTTCAGCCTCAAAGTCTCTGAAGCGTTTGAAAGTTGCTGGTTCGTTAACTAAGTTAAGGTCCATGGAAATATCAAATTGTGATTCTTTGAAGACTATGAAGGTTCATGCTCCAGGTCTTGTGTCTTTTACATACATTGGACGTGATATCAAAGCGCCTTTCAAGAAAGTTCCCCTCTTATCTGAGCTAACTATCGGAGGAGATTATGCTGGCTCTTTTATTTTTGATGATCACAAGCACTCAAGCTATTGTCGAAATCtgaagaagcttaaactgaaagTGTCACAAAAGGTTGCAGGATAG